The Nitrospira sp. KM1 genome includes a window with the following:
- a CDS encoding GlxA family transcriptional regulator translates to MRIYIVALQNTFDTGLSTLLDTFSVANELAASSKALTTRFDVTIVGVRSRVTTSHGLSIPARRATGLAHPDIALVPAVGAKMPDTLSRLLDQREIVDAQSLLRHWFQRGTMLGAACTGTFILAEASLLNGHHATTSWWLAPFFRERYPQVVLDESRMIVHSSPFITAGAALAHLDLALWLVRHRSPALAALTARYLVIDSRPMQATFAIPDHLAHADPFVERFERWARRRLGDGFSLHDAARAVRTSPRTLTRRLHAVIGKSPLAYFQDLRVERAVHLLQTSNHSVDQIADRVGYASGATLRTLIQRKIGRGVRELRARA, encoded by the coding sequence ATGCGAATTTACATCGTGGCACTACAGAACACCTTCGATACTGGCTTATCTACTCTTCTTGATACCTTCAGCGTGGCAAATGAACTCGCAGCATCTTCGAAAGCATTGACGACGCGCTTCGATGTCACCATCGTGGGTGTCCGATCCCGAGTGACCACGAGTCACGGCCTGTCGATCCCGGCAAGACGAGCAACGGGACTGGCTCATCCCGATATCGCCCTGGTGCCGGCCGTGGGGGCGAAGATGCCCGATACGTTGTCCCGCCTTCTTGACCAACGAGAGATCGTGGACGCACAAAGCCTCCTGCGGCACTGGTTCCAGCGGGGCACCATGCTTGGGGCTGCCTGCACGGGCACGTTTATCCTTGCAGAGGCCTCCCTACTCAACGGCCATCATGCGACGACTTCCTGGTGGCTGGCTCCTTTCTTTCGTGAACGGTATCCCCAGGTAGTACTGGACGAGTCGCGTATGATTGTCCACTCGTCACCCTTCATCACTGCCGGAGCCGCGCTGGCGCATCTCGATCTAGCATTGTGGCTCGTGCGCCACCGTAGTCCCGCATTGGCGGCCCTGACTGCCCGTTACCTTGTAATTGACTCGAGACCAATGCAGGCGACCTTCGCCATTCCTGACCACCTGGCTCACGCAGATCCATTTGTGGAGCGGTTCGAACGATGGGCCCGCCGTCGTTTGGGTGACGGCTTCTCGCTCCATGATGCCGCCCGTGCCGTGAGGACAAGTCCACGAACATTGACGCGTCGGCTGCACGCCGTGATCGGGAAATCTCCGCTTGCCTATTTCCAGGATCTTCGTGTCGAGCGCGCCGTCCATCTGCTACAGACCAGCAACCATAGTGTGGACCAGATTGCCGACCGGGTAGGCTATGCAAGCGGGGCCACGTTGCGAACCCTCATCCAACGGAAAATTGGACGCGGCGTACGTGAGCTGAGAGCACGGGCCTAG